A single Dendropsophus ebraccatus isolate aDenEbr1 unplaced genomic scaffold, aDenEbr1.pat pat_scaffold_2396_ctg1, whole genome shotgun sequence DNA region contains:
- the SURF6 gene encoding surfeit locus protein 6, whose product WGGPHKGLTSSPFSSATALSAFSTVDLLRKRLREKIEESRGQVSSKSLSTEEIEKRRQRRKHERERKKRKRRELKMTQEETADVEAALTQESSGDRGHNTAQPPLVFNKVEVHDEPLQKLLKKKQSVKGNITAMTGKNYKQLLSRLETRKKKLQELRDRDQEKAKEFEHKLRWTNVLYKAEGLKIKDDEDMLRTALKRKEKRKEQRKRRWDQRVHNTAEKMQQRQDKRSRNIRKKKTAKLEKKKNRARKRGRVMPEDLAKANMK is encoded by the exons TCTGGGGGGGTCCACATAAGGGTCTCACCTCTTCTCCTTTCTCCTCAGCGACGGCTCTGAGCGCCTTCTCTACAGTTGACCTTCTAAGGAAACGTCTCCGTGAGAAGATTGAGGAGTCTCGGGGTCAG GTTTCCAGTAAATCTCTCTCCACTGAAGAAATTGAGAAAAGGAGACAGAGAAGAAAACACGAGAGAGAGCGGAAAAAGAGGAAAAGGAGAGAGCTGAAGATGACGCAAGAAGAGACAGCGGATGTGGAGGCCGCCCTCACCCAGGAGAGCTCGGGGGACAGGGGCCATAATACTGCTCAGCCCCCACTCGTATTCAATAAGGTGGAGGTCCATGATGAACCCCTCCAGAAGCTCCTGAAGAAGAAGCAGAGTGTGAAGGGCAACATAACGGCCATGACCGGCAAGAACTACAAGCAGCTGCTGAGCCGGCTGGAGACCCGCAAGAAGAAACTGCAGGAGCTGCGGGACAGAGACCAGGAGAAAGCCAAAGAGTTTGAGCACAAGCTGAGGTGGACCAACGTCCTGTACAAAGCCGAGGGCCTGAAGATCAAGGACGACGAGGACATGCTGAGAACGGCCctgaagaggaaagagaagaggaagGAACAGAGGAAGAGGCGCTGGGACCAGCGAGTCCACAACACGGCCGAGAAGATGCAGCAGAGACAAGACAAGAGGAGCCGCAATATCAGGAAGAAGAAGACGGCCAagctggagaagaagaagaacaggGCGCGCAAACGGGGACGGGTCATGCCAGAGGACTTGGCCAAAGCCAATAtgaagtga